In a single window of the Flavivirga spongiicola genome:
- a CDS encoding DUF2461 domain-containing protein codes for MITKTYTEFFKELNENNNKEWFHANKKRYENDVKEPFLELLSELLPILHEWDNRILTDEKKALFRINRDVRFSKDKTPYHTILKAGFSPNGKKSMLPGYYLGISQDSVHVGGGLFNVKPPELKVVRNHIANSINDFLTITKAKEFSGRVGRLKGDVSKRIDKAHEAVANKTQLIYNKQFYAMSNLSLANYYNSPNLKEDIIKHFNAIRPLNEFLNAAF; via the coding sequence ATGATAACAAAAACATATACCGAATTTTTTAAAGAGCTGAATGAGAATAATAATAAAGAGTGGTTTCATGCCAACAAGAAACGTTATGAAAATGATGTTAAAGAACCCTTTTTAGAGTTGCTTTCAGAATTACTCCCTATACTTCATGAATGGGATAACCGAATTCTAACTGATGAAAAGAAAGCCTTGTTTAGAATAAATAGAGATGTCCGGTTTTCGAAAGACAAAACACCATATCATACCATCTTAAAAGCTGGATTTTCTCCTAATGGTAAAAAGTCTATGCTGCCAGGATATTATTTAGGTATTAGTCAGGATTCTGTTCATGTTGGGGGAGGACTTTTTAATGTTAAGCCACCCGAGTTGAAAGTAGTAAGGAATCATATTGCTAATAGTATTAATGATTTTTTAACTATAACAAAAGCAAAAGAATTTAGTGGTCGTGTGGGACGATTAAAGGGGGATGTTTCTAAACGTATTGATAAAGCTCATGAGGCAGTCGCAAATAAAACCCAATTGATATACAACAAACAATTTTATGCGATGTCTAATCTTTCTTTGGCAAATTATTATAATTCACCTAATCTAAAAGAAGATATTATAAAACATTTTAATGCTATAAGGCCTTTGAATGAATTTTTAAATGCTGCATTTTAA
- a CDS encoding nuclear transport factor 2 family protein: MTTQEVAGQLVNYCRQGKFAEAIQDLYGQNIVSVEPDGAPVKETKGLEAVIAKGQQFNEMVEEIHGMEISDPIVADKFFSCTMKMDVTFKGAPRTNMDEVCVYTVEDGKIVREEFFFTPMQHG; the protein is encoded by the coding sequence ATGACAACACAAGAAGTTGCAGGACAGTTAGTGAATTATTGCAGACAAGGAAAGTTTGCTGAGGCTATTCAAGATTTATATGGACAAAATATTGTAAGTGTGGAACCAGATGGTGCACCAGTTAAAGAAACCAAAGGATTAGAAGCTGTTATTGCCAAAGGACAGCAATTTAATGAGATGGTAGAGGAGATTCATGGTATGGAAATTTCCGATCCTATAGTAGCAGATAAATTCTTTTCATGTACTATGAAAATGGATGTAACGTTTAAAGGAGCCCCTCGAACTAATATGGATGAGGTTTGCGTCTATACTGTTGAAGATGGTAAAATAGTAAGAGAAGAGTTCTTTTTTACACCTATGCAACACGGGTGA
- a CDS encoding matrixin family metalloprotease, with the protein MGVNKNDIQDKGAYYLVQGDMVFDKNKEYSSPTDSNLSKGVSSKASILKQRRTAFSVTINNINIFLNPGMNTNWLNASRSAIARWNAVNSNLNLTEVFSAASAHIQIMYDTQDPNQALAANVFGAALPPTLNGLPGTITWINPDFSFPIICGQAITQNNRIANVQHELGHNLGLHHTNAIGEPLIPNTPSTDPGSLMNGGQACTISDFSNNDERAIQFLFPIPIPVLTPSSMTLNTQQPGGLFTVTGTGPVTVTLSGGAGIFLHDGIGGSFLTTLNLTAPTTFSAYGPSIGSPGYNGGISYVTLSNPTSGIISSSTVYHSN; encoded by the coding sequence ATGGGGGTTAACAAAAATGATATTCAAGACAAAGGAGCTTACTATTTAGTCCAAGGTGACATGGTATTTGATAAAAACAAGGAATATTCTTCACCTACAGACAGTAATCTTTCAAAAGGAGTCAGTTCTAAAGCTTCAATTTTAAAACAAAGAAGGACCGCATTTTCTGTAACAATTAATAACATTAATATTTTTTTGAATCCTGGAATGAATACCAATTGGCTTAATGCTTCGAGGTCAGCCATAGCTCGTTGGAATGCGGTAAATTCTAATCTTAATTTAACCGAAGTGTTTTCGGCAGCTTCAGCCCATATTCAAATAATGTACGACACACAAGACCCCAACCAAGCACTTGCTGCTAATGTTTTCGGTGCTGCTTTGCCCCCAACATTAAATGGTTTACCAGGAACTATAACTTGGATAAATCCCGATTTTAGTTTTCCAATAATTTGTGGTCAGGCTATAACACAAAATAATAGAATTGCTAACGTACAACACGAACTTGGACATAATTTAGGACTTCATCATACTAATGCAATTGGAGAACCTCTAATTCCAAACACACCATCTACAGATCCTGGGTCTTTGATGAATGGTGGTCAAGCCTGTACAATTTCAGACTTTAGTAATAATGATGAAAGAGCTATACAATTTTTATTTCCTATTCCAATTCCGGTATTAACTCCTTCTTCAATGACATTAAACACACAACAACCAGGAGGTTTATTTACAGTTACAGGTACTGGCCCCGTAACAGTTACTCTAAGTGGAGGAGCAGGGATATTTTTGCATGATGGTATAGGCGGTTCCTTTCTAACTACTTTAAATTTAACTGCTCCAACTACATTTTCAGCCTATGGGCCAAGCATAGGAAGCCCAGGTTACAATGGAGGAATATCTTATGTAACTCTAAGTAATCCTACTAGTGGCATAATTAGTAGCTCAACAGTATACCATAGTAATTAA
- a CDS encoding GlxA family transcriptional regulator yields the protein MKHVSILVPKSNTILSSVVGPYKILKSVNDFILQTGKSQQPFFDISLVGIDKNTVLYDGAFSIHCDATINDISKTDLIIISAVRPEWIADGIKTNYEFIPWIKQQRNQHNAEVASLCLGAFLLAETGLLDHKQCTTHWAGMDLFRQMYPQIDVLPEKIVTDQEGIYSSGGAYSFLNLILHLIYKYCGQEAAVYVSKLFEIDISRDNQNQFAIFRGQKEHTDTLIQKAQLFIENNVTEKVSVEQLSDMLAVSQRNFIRRFKKATANTPLEYIQRVKVEAAKNSLESTQNTVNEVMFSVGYSDTKAFRTLFKRFTGLTPVAYKNKYNRELVRF from the coding sequence GTGAAACATGTAAGCATATTGGTTCCTAAATCGAACACCATCCTAAGTAGTGTTGTTGGACCTTATAAAATTTTAAAAAGTGTGAATGACTTCATTCTACAAACTGGAAAAAGTCAACAACCATTCTTTGATATAAGCCTTGTTGGTATTGATAAAAATACAGTCCTATACGATGGGGCATTCTCAATCCATTGTGATGCTACTATAAATGATATTTCCAAAACGGATCTTATCATAATTTCGGCAGTCAGACCAGAATGGATTGCTGATGGCATTAAAACCAATTATGAGTTTATTCCATGGATTAAACAGCAACGCAACCAACATAATGCCGAAGTGGCAAGTTTATGTCTTGGGGCTTTTCTATTAGCAGAAACAGGATTGTTAGATCATAAACAATGTACAACACATTGGGCTGGGATGGATCTATTCCGACAAATGTACCCTCAAATTGATGTACTACCAGAAAAAATAGTTACAGACCAAGAAGGTATTTATTCGAGTGGTGGCGCTTATTCATTTCTAAACCTCATTCTACATTTAATTTATAAATATTGTGGACAAGAAGCTGCTGTTTATGTATCAAAGCTTTTCGAAATAGATATTAGCAGGGATAACCAAAATCAATTTGCCATTTTTAGAGGACAAAAAGAACATACCGACACTCTAATACAAAAAGCACAGTTATTTATAGAAAATAATGTTACCGAAAAGGTGTCTGTAGAACAACTATCGGACATGCTAGCTGTAAGCCAACGCAACTTTATAAGGCGATTTAAAAAAGCAACTGCCAATACACCTTTAGAATACATACAACGTGTAAAAGTTGAAGCTGCTAAAAACTCTTTGGAATCTACTCAAAATACAGTAAATGAAGTGATGTTTTCTGTGGGGTACTCAGATACCAAAGCATTTAGAACCTTGTTTAAAAGGTTTACAGGTTTAACACCTGTAGCATATAAAAATAAATATAATCGGGAGTTAGTTCGTTTTTAA